In Necator americanus strain Aroian chromosome IV, whole genome shotgun sequence, the following proteins share a genomic window:
- a CDS encoding hypothetical protein (NECATOR_CHRIV.G16670.T1), with product MNRSRLLWRVTKKKILECQHRLKSLMKKAPKTAPAVVLDDLVMEEVLKHLDLTDRVKMRGVSRHIQALVDRMPLVLPFIFIRSDARGNIELHCDYMDVLAGYVLADLPGFKIVDDAITFNYTNARSVMTALVSRITGVTHLWLDSPWNGHIIQTIVEYYQAINSGSNRMRFHLEELTVVGSIRASDADWISSLILLSRRTISSLRFRHCRLHTHQQTVQLWSAVSQCQALSRLQYEPCRLDKWSRPHLIEALDKKPLESLILTGIYDLQPSDLFRMSSGGRLVELAVVGEQIKPTIFSSKDAKTMVEKLENLLIQVDSTFSIDDLPDRSALLRVLTTMPEVGVLEVIHICHGTVADTAKVIGYWIQLASDSSREIKLKLEECSQERADAAVGRLLRKVRGIGHSGWTKGGVAMQMGEGRLTVLDKRAWFGDE from the exons ATGAATCGATCACGGTTGCTTTGGCGGGtcaccaaaaagaaaatcctcgaaTGTCAACACAGGTTAAAAAGTCTCATGAAAAAGGCACCGAAGACTGCACCTGCAGTTGTGCTCGATGATCTTGTGATGGAGGAAGTCCTGAAACATTTGGATCTCACCGATCGAGTAAAAATGAGAGGG GTTTCGCGGCATATACAGGCGCTTGTGGATCGTATGCCGTTAGTTCTTCCCTTTATCTTCATTCGATCAGATGCACGTGGGAATATTGAGCTTCATTGTGACTATATGGACGTGTTGGCAG gctatGTGCTTGCCGATCTCCCTGGCTTCAAAATCGTCGATGATGCAATTACATTCAACTACACGAACGCGCGTTCAGTGATGACTGCTCTTG TGTCACGCATCACTGGTGTCACTCACTTATGGCTGGATTCACCATGGAATGGTCACATTATACAAACCATTGTCGAATATTATCAGGCTATCAATAGCGGATCAAACAGAATGAG GTTCCATCTGGAAGAACTTACTGTAGTCGGGAGTATCAGAGCAAGTGACGCTGATTGG ATATCCTCGCTGATCCTCCTCTCCCGCCGCACTATTTCATCGCTACGCTTTCGTCATTGTCGTCTACACACGCATCAACAAACCGTACAGCTGTGGTCTGCGGTGTCCCAATGTCAAGCACTCTCGCGGTTACAGTATGAACCCTGTCGTTTGGATAAATGGAGCAGACCGCATTTAATCGAAGCGTTGGACAAGAAACCCCTCGA atcCTTAATCCTAACAGGAATTTACGACCTCCAGCCATCAGATCTGTTCCGTATGAGCAGCGGTGGGAGATTGGTGGAGCTGGCTGTTGTTGGAGAGCAGATAAAACCCACAATATTCTCTTCAAAAGACGCAAAGACGATGGTTGAGAAGCTTGAGAACCTACTTATACAA GTAGATTCCACGTTCTCCATTGATGACTTACCAGACAGATCCGCACTTTTGCGGGTATTGACTACAATGCCGGAAGTTGGCGTGTTGGAAGTGATCCACATCTGTCATGGAACGGTCGCTGATACGGCGAAAGTTATTGGCTACTGGATCCAACTGGCCAG CGATTCTTCAAGAGAGATAAAATTGAAGTTGGAGGAGTGCTCACAAGAACGTGCTGATGCCGCCGTTGGCCGACTCTTGCGGAAGGTCCGTGGCATCGGTCATAGCGGGTGGACAAAAGGTGGAGTGGCGATGCAAATGGGTGAAGGACGGTTAACAGTTCTGGACAAGAGGGCGTGGTTTGGAGACGAGTGA
- a CDS encoding hypothetical protein (NECATOR_CHRIV.G16669.T2), producing MPLFTAHLLLTTVCVPTFALNILVWSSTMGQSHINFIGSIADTLREDGHNVTLLFVEFDPDFKISTGTRLVDRVIRYSSPYHNSADWRTLTFKQHIVFNSIFGLNFIDLTKMQIYAYRVCKGILENPRLIKLLRDSNFDLGIFEMFHSCPAGVMELAGIPKTMLVSAIGVGYHHYRLLGMERQSSFVPATLTMCGSRMSFLERLYNIFINGSGFILANIYEYFEQSLFESKFPGFKNLHNLIKDKTDYMLMNTNEFTESTRPTLRSIQYVGGATTLDPSSLDDEFEWIVSRGTKGVILFSLGSLVKPSDMPADMYKAFLDAFRTFTDYVILWKNDDIFNSTYSNIYFREWLPQVDLLADGRVKLFITHGGMNSIQEALLFGVPMITVPLFADQDSNAAIAAERGFSITLSKLSITKEKIIDAINTILGKDGEESTYSQNVRQAARLLRGSPEEMRRTIKRLARISGSEPPLNHLKLDLDHLNNFQYYNIDVVTRTSDAENTSFENYVDAVVSDS from the exons ACATTGCTGTTTGTCGAGTTCGATCCCGATTTCAAAATAAGTACTGGTACGAGACTCGTTGATCGCGTTATCAG GTACAGTTCACCGTACCACAATTCGGCGGACTGGCGCACATTAACATTTAAGCAGCACATAGTATTCAACTCTATTTTCGGTCTCAATTTCATCGATTTGACTAAGATGCAGATTTATGCCTACAGAGTTTGCAAAG gAATCTTGGAGAATCCCAGATTAATAAAACTGTTGCGCGATTCAAATTTCGATCTAGGAATCTTTGAGATGTTCCATAGCTGTCCTGCAGGAGTGATGGAATTAGCTG GCATACCCAAAACTATGTTGGTGTCAGCAATAGGTGTTGGCTATCATCACTACCGACTTTTGGGAATGGAAAGACAGTCTAGTTTTGTGCCAG CTACTCTAACAATGTGTGGAAGTCGTATGTCGTTTTTGGAAAGACTGTACAACATCTTTATCAACGGATCTG GTTTCATTCTTGCCAACATCTATGAATACTTTGAACAGTCTTTGTTTGAGAGCAAGTTCCCTGGATTCAAGAATTTGCACAACCTTATCAAG GATAAGACGGATTATATGTTAATGAATACAAACGAATTTACGGAATCTACGCGTCCAACTCTGCGCTCCATTCAGTACGTGGGTGGAGCGACAACACTAGATCCAAGCTCTTTGGATGAT GAATTCGAATGGATAGTTTCGCGCGGTACCAAAGgagtcattcttttttctttaggcTCTCTGGTAAAACCGAGCGATATGCCAGCGGATATGTATAAAG catttttggATGCCTTTCGTACTTTCACCGATTACGTGATCTTGTGGAAGAACGATGATATATTTAATTCTACGTACTCGAACATATACTTTCGTGAATGGCTCCCCCAAGTAGACCTTCTTG CTGATGGACGCGTCAAGTTGTTCATAACACATGGCGGCATGAATTCAATTCAGGAAGCTCTACTCTTTGGAGTTCCGATGATCACCGTTCCATTATTTGCTGATCAG GATTCGAACGCAGCAATTGCTGCAGAGCGTGGTTTTTCGATAACGCTCAGCAAGCTGTCAAttacaaaagagaaaatcatcGACGCTATTAACACGATACTTGGAAAAGATGGCGAAGAGAG TACTTACTCACAAAACGTTCGACAAGCTGCACGACTGCTGAGAGGTAGTCCTGAAGAGATGCGGCGAACAATAAAGAGACTTGCACGAATTTCCGGTTCAGAACCGCCACTGAATCATCTGAAACTGGATCTTGACCATCTTAACAACTTTCAGTACTATAATATTGATGT GGTTACAAGAACGTCAGACGCTGAAAATACGTCGTTCGAAAACTACGTTGATGCTGTGGTGTCCGACTCCTGA
- a CDS encoding hypothetical protein (NECATOR_CHRIV.G16669.T1), with translation MPLFTAHLLLTTVCVPTFALNILVWSSTMGQSHINFIGSIADTLREDGHNVTLLFVEFDPDFKISTGTRLVDRVIRYSSPYHNSADWRTLTFKQHIVFNSIFGLNFIDLTKMQIYAYRVCKGILENPRLIKLLRDSNFDLGIFEMFHSCPAGVMELAGIPKTMLVSAIGVGYHHYRLLGMERQSSFVPATLTMCGSRMSFLERLYNIFINGSGFILANIYEYFEQSLFESKFPGFKNLHNLIKDKTDYMLMNTNEFTESTRPTLRSIQYVGGATTLDPSSLDDEFEWIVSRGTKGVILFSLGSLVKPSDMPADMYKAFLDAFRTFTDYVILWKNDDIFNSTYSNIYFREWLPQVDLLADGRVKLFITHGGMNSIQEALLFGVPMITVPLFADQDSNAAIAAERGFSITLSKLSITKEKIIDAINTILGKDGEESTYSQNVRQAARLLRGSPEEMRRTIKRLARISGSEPPLNHLKLDLDHLNNFQYYNIDVYLLIFSVILVHIWICTKISSRMTEFYITWKTKID, from the exons ACATTGCTGTTTGTCGAGTTCGATCCCGATTTCAAAATAAGTACTGGTACGAGACTCGTTGATCGCGTTATCAG GTACAGTTCACCGTACCACAATTCGGCGGACTGGCGCACATTAACATTTAAGCAGCACATAGTATTCAACTCTATTTTCGGTCTCAATTTCATCGATTTGACTAAGATGCAGATTTATGCCTACAGAGTTTGCAAAG gAATCTTGGAGAATCCCAGATTAATAAAACTGTTGCGCGATTCAAATTTCGATCTAGGAATCTTTGAGATGTTCCATAGCTGTCCTGCAGGAGTGATGGAATTAGCTG GCATACCCAAAACTATGTTGGTGTCAGCAATAGGTGTTGGCTATCATCACTACCGACTTTTGGGAATGGAAAGACAGTCTAGTTTTGTGCCAG CTACTCTAACAATGTGTGGAAGTCGTATGTCGTTTTTGGAAAGACTGTACAACATCTTTATCAACGGATCTG GTTTCATTCTTGCCAACATCTATGAATACTTTGAACAGTCTTTGTTTGAGAGCAAGTTCCCTGGATTCAAGAATTTGCACAACCTTATCAAG GATAAGACGGATTATATGTTAATGAATACAAACGAATTTACGGAATCTACGCGTCCAACTCTGCGCTCCATTCAGTACGTGGGTGGAGCGACAACACTAGATCCAAGCTCTTTGGATGAT GAATTCGAATGGATAGTTTCGCGCGGTACCAAAGgagtcattcttttttctttaggcTCTCTGGTAAAACCGAGCGATATGCCAGCGGATATGTATAAAG catttttggATGCCTTTCGTACTTTCACCGATTACGTGATCTTGTGGAAGAACGATGATATATTTAATTCTACGTACTCGAACATATACTTTCGTGAATGGCTCCCCCAAGTAGACCTTCTTG CTGATGGACGCGTCAAGTTGTTCATAACACATGGCGGCATGAATTCAATTCAGGAAGCTCTACTCTTTGGAGTTCCGATGATCACCGTTCCATTATTTGCTGATCAG GATTCGAACGCAGCAATTGCTGCAGAGCGTGGTTTTTCGATAACGCTCAGCAAGCTGTCAAttacaaaagagaaaatcatcGACGCTATTAACACGATACTTGGAAAAGATGGCGAAGAGAG TACTTACTCACAAAACGTTCGACAAGCTGCACGACTGCTGAGAGGTAGTCCTGAAGAGATGCGGCGAACAATAAAGAGACTTGCACGAATTTCCGGTTCAGAACCGCCACTGAATCATCTGAAACTGGATCTTGACCATCTTAACAACTTTCAGTACTATAATATTGATGTGTACttgcttattttttcagtCATACTTGTCCATATCTGGATTtgtacaaaaatttcttcacgaatGACAGAGTTTTACATaacttggaaaacaaaaattgattga
- a CDS encoding hypothetical protein (NECATOR_CHRIV.G16670.T2), with amino-acid sequence MKKAPKTAPAVVLDDLVMEEVLKHLDLTDRVKMRGVSRHIQALVDRMPLVLPFIFIRSDARGNIELHCDYMDVLAGYVLADLPGFKIVDDAITFNYTNARSVMTALVSRITGVTHLWLDSPWNGHIIQTIVEYYQAINSGSNRMRFHLEELTVVGSIRASDADWISSLILLSRRTISSLRFRHCRLHTHQQTVQLWSAVSQCQALSRLQYEPCRLDKWSRPHLIEALDKKPLESLILTGIYDLQPSDLFRMSSGGRLVELAVVGEQIKPTIFSSKDAKTMVEKLENLLIQVDSTFSIDDLPDRSALLRVLTTMPEVGVLEVIHICHGTVADTAKVIGYWIQLASDSSREIKLKLEECSQERADAAVGRLLRKVRGIGHSGWTKGGVAMQMGEGRLTVLDKRAWFGDE; translated from the exons ATGAAAAAGGCACCGAAGACTGCACCTGCAGTTGTGCTCGATGATCTTGTGATGGAGGAAGTCCTGAAACATTTGGATCTCACCGATCGAGTAAAAATGAGAGGG GTTTCGCGGCATATACAGGCGCTTGTGGATCGTATGCCGTTAGTTCTTCCCTTTATCTTCATTCGATCAGATGCACGTGGGAATATTGAGCTTCATTGTGACTATATGGACGTGTTGGCAG gctatGTGCTTGCCGATCTCCCTGGCTTCAAAATCGTCGATGATGCAATTACATTCAACTACACGAACGCGCGTTCAGTGATGACTGCTCTTG TGTCACGCATCACTGGTGTCACTCACTTATGGCTGGATTCACCATGGAATGGTCACATTATACAAACCATTGTCGAATATTATCAGGCTATCAATAGCGGATCAAACAGAATGAG GTTCCATCTGGAAGAACTTACTGTAGTCGGGAGTATCAGAGCAAGTGACGCTGATTGG ATATCCTCGCTGATCCTCCTCTCCCGCCGCACTATTTCATCGCTACGCTTTCGTCATTGTCGTCTACACACGCATCAACAAACCGTACAGCTGTGGTCTGCGGTGTCCCAATGTCAAGCACTCTCGCGGTTACAGTATGAACCCTGTCGTTTGGATAAATGGAGCAGACCGCATTTAATCGAAGCGTTGGACAAGAAACCCCTCGA atcCTTAATCCTAACAGGAATTTACGACCTCCAGCCATCAGATCTGTTCCGTATGAGCAGCGGTGGGAGATTGGTGGAGCTGGCTGTTGTTGGAGAGCAGATAAAACCCACAATATTCTCTTCAAAAGACGCAAAGACGATGGTTGAGAAGCTTGAGAACCTACTTATACAA GTAGATTCCACGTTCTCCATTGATGACTTACCAGACAGATCCGCACTTTTGCGGGTATTGACTACAATGCCGGAAGTTGGCGTGTTGGAAGTGATCCACATCTGTCATGGAACGGTCGCTGATACGGCGAAAGTTATTGGCTACTGGATCCAACTGGCCAG CGATTCTTCAAGAGAGATAAAATTGAAGTTGGAGGAGTGCTCACAAGAACGTGCTGATGCCGCCGTTGGCCGACTCTTGCGGAAGGTCCGTGGCATCGGTCATAGCGGGTGGACAAAAGGTGGAGTGGCGATGCAAATGGGTGAAGGACGGTTAACAGTTCTGGACAAGAGGGCGTGGTTTGGAGACGAGTGA